CCGGTTCGAAcatcttaattttaaaaaaattgttttttattttttattttttatttttaatattttttatgattaaaatttaaacttttactttttggttatatatatatgtgtgtatgatttttattgaaaatattattctattaatattagatattattttgatttatttatttttaatatatatatatatatttatatttgataatatatatggtttaaattttaaattcggataaatatatttttcattattatttatacgtacaattttaaatatttagaatttgaaatatattatttactatattatattatataatcattttatataatataaaagttTTTTGAATGGAAGGTCAGACTGGTTGAACCGTTTTTTAAGATAAACCGATTCGATCACTAATCCGACTATGAAAATATTGAGTTCAATGATATTTAATGTGAAACAAAgttttttaattatatcaattcaatcaaaaaattaaaagatcacGTAAACCgtaaaaaatttaagaataaagtaaattttagaaatttatttACTATCGAGAGTAATTAGGGGTGTCAATCCGGATGGATTTGGATAGATGAAAACaagattattatatatataaaaaaaaattaactcgaACCCAAACCTGAACATGAACATACCCTAAACTATAAACTCGAACTCGAACCAACCCGATGATTTTCATTatgaaacattattttttattctttaacaaaataattaaataaaaattcaaacaatatattaataatattttaatttaaacacataacaACAAAAGTTCAcctaaatatgataaatatgttTCAtggatttaataattttaagtttttgttgTCTACTATTAATTtttcacaaaagaaacaattgtttagaaaattcaaatatttcataaaataaatattacacgATAAAAAGTTAtgatatcaatatatatataaaaaatcttCAAGCATCTTAAAGTAATTTAACCCTAAAATAAAAGTTATGGGATGTTTGcgtcatgaaaaaaatataaatggtTCGTGTGAGTTCGAGttgatgatttttaatttagGTCAACACGAACCCAACGTAACCCAATTTTTTCGGGTCTGATTTCGGATCCAATTCGATTTGACTCCAACCCTAACATAATACTTTTCTTGTCTACTTAGGTCGAATCGACGGGTCGGGTTCAATTTTTACATCTCTAAGAGTAACCATTAAAGAGCATGTAGGTGTCATTTAAGGTTATTTtgttatcaaatttattttcatgcaCTCTAAAGAGTTTTCGAAAACACTCGAGTGAGTAGAGATGTCAACAAGCAATGTTTAAACCTGACCCTGTATCAGACATACATCATTCGAGAGTTAGACTCGATTAAGCGGGTTTGAGACACACCTTTGGATTTATAAACTCTCCCCACtattatatataactatatcTGTATATAAgttgataatattatattaaattacgAATATCTTAATCTCCAATCttagttcataatgtttttttatttataatactGGGAAGTTTCAAACTTCTTGAAATCTCCTAGcaagaataaatctcaaactctttCGCTGGCCCAAAGTgtttacatacatacataacgcAATTAGCTTGCGTGCCATGCTTAACAGTCGATTTTCGAATAAAAATGTCCCCGATTCGACATGAAAATTCATTTAAACTTCGAGTTTTACTTGGAGATTAACTTTTTGATACATCCTACATGGTCGTATTCGAATTAAATCCATGATCCCGCCGAGTAAACTACTTATTTTCTCCACCAAATGCATATAGGTCTTAATGACTACTTAACGATCATGTGGGTTGTTTATTCTAAAGCTTATTAATCTGAAATTAGATAAATATTTAGATTGGAAGTTAGTTCCAACATGCACTTAACTATTGTTTTTAGGTATCTAAACTAACCTTAATTTCATCTCTAGTTGTTGGATGCAGATGATGATTAGTTGGTCCAATAGACTTTGGTGTCCGAAATATCAATgaatatctatttatttatctgATAATCTATATTTGTATTATATATAAAGGCTGACGGCGACACTAATGAGTTTTTACGAAAATATGATAATCGTTtcgctaaataaaatttttcttataatttaTTCGTAACTATAATATCTAATGTATTTCAAAAATTCACATATGATATTTACGaatcatatatttaatgtatttatattatttttatttaaataataattaaaaactctaataaaaattttattagagTGAATTCGATGTAATAATAATCACgaataatcattattttagtTACATATAATACATGTAGTGCAAATGGAGGGGCCTGTGGAGCAAAAACTTTCTGTATTAAATTAAGGATCTACTTTTGTTGTCTAAAATTCAACAATTAAAACTAGGCGATCATTGTTTTTGTAGACTAATAAATATAGTTTTATTGGCTCGgtatattttgaatcatatcTTTGCCTTTGATTCTACATTTTTGCACATTTGTGTCACGCTTAGATAAATAaactctttatatatatatatataaaataaaattttatttcatggatATGTACACACGGCCAAAGTTATGTCCAAAAACATTTATTGTGTCAcgtcaattttaataatttgcaaCATAAAAATGTCTCAATATCAGCTTCTTTAAACTCTATCATCTTAATTTAGCGACATTTTAACAACTTCTCAAAATATGTTTAAGCCAAATACACTATAATTATgttaattttcaatatatatatcaatttttgGACGATAACTGAAGATTTCAATTAGTGAAGGTGGTAAATGCAATTATGGATATTTCTTTATCAGTTTCCAATGAAATGTCTTTTGGATCGGTCGACGCCAATCTTTCTCCCTGTTACAGCAGCTTACCCCACTCCGCTTCTTTGTTCTCTGCATCAGCCTCTACCATTGAATGAAAGATTTCACGATAAATCCTTGTTCCCTCACATTCCACTCTACCAAATATTTGTCCCATTTCGCTTCAAATATTTGCATCCATCTCTTTCCTACGCCTCTGTGTAGTTTgtgttttttgatatttttcactttcttgttatatattttcttcattttaattttaattttatttttattcaggtTGGTGAGGCTGCTCAACATCTTTTGTCAGATTTCTCTCTGCCATAGCTGACAAAAGGGAATAGAAGCTGGAGAATATAATCACTCccattataaataaataaatatatatatatatatatattatattaacttGTAGAGGAttcttgaattaaattaaaattcatccCTCTTTATTTGTTCTTGTCTTTCACATTTCTCAGACCATCTTTCGAGACAAAAAAGAACCCATCTTTCCTTTTTGATCtgttcttttgttttcttgGTTGTGAAGTTTGATTGTTTCGAAAATGAGGACGATTATGACTAGAAATCCGCATGATTCATTCTCATTTTCCAGGAGGTATTTTCACTGGAAGAAGAAAGGTGTTGAAGATGAACGGGATGAAGACATGGTGGAAATCTTGAACTTGAACTCCTCTTCCAAGTTTGAGGAGAAAGAAAAGGGTAAAACGGAGGAGATAAATTCCCAAATGCGTTCACTTTCTCTAGGCTCTGCAAAAGTCCCAAGGAAAAAACTCTCGGTTATGGCGGCATTCAAGCTCCGCTCAGCTCTTGCTCTAGGCAAAACCCAGTTCACACCGGGCCTGGGGACGAAAGTTGTGGGTACCCTTTTCGGCCACAGGCGTGGGCATGTCCACATCGCCTTTCAAGAAGATTTCAAGCTGAACCCGGCGTTTCTGGTCGAATTAGCTACGCCTACGAGCATTCTCGTGAAGGAGATGGCTTCAGGCCTGGTCAGAATTGCGCTGGAGTGTGAGAAAAAGGTGCGTAAAAAGGGCTTTAAGCTCATCGAGGAGCCCATGTGGAGGACTTACTGCAACGGGAAGAAATGCGGGTACGCGATGAAGAGGGAATGCGGGCCTGAAGAATGGAAGGTTTTGAATGCCATCGGCCCGATCTCCATGGGCGCAGGGGTGCTCCCCGGGCGTGGAAACGGAGCAGAATCAGATGGAGAACTGATGTATATGAGAGCTAAGTTTGAAAGAGTCGTCGGGTCTAAAGATTCTGAAGCTTTTTACATGATGAATCCTGATGGCAATGGAGGTCCAGAGCTCAGCATTTATTTACTTAGAGTTTGAGATTCTTCAGTATCTGATCTTGACCTGTGcaagtatttatttttatctagtttaattatatcattttgagCTTAAGTTTACTTGGTTAAAACTAGTTTTTATGAAGAAAACGGAGGCTAGATTCTCCATGTAATTTGGGTTCTTGGACATTTTGAAATGGGAAATTTGTACTGGTTTAGTGGTGAGGGGTGGGTGAAAAGGGTATAGTAAATGGCAAATGCAGTTTGGTGGGTGGGGTGGGTATATCTGTGTATAAGATGGGGTTTTTACTGTTAAATTTCCTTATCTATGTCAAACCTGAGACACTTGCAGTCATTGAAGTTTTGTCTATTTTTGCTTCATTCCAAACTTTGTATGATTACTTTTCCCAATCTTAACTTAGTTTCATATCACATACATCATTAGTACTATCTCCCCTTTCATGGATAATTCTATATCAAATTTGTCAAGTTAGAACAAGTTTCTATGGCGCCATATTTTGGTGAATTGGTGATGATatattattcaaagtataataATTGTCATTTGTTTATTTAAATCAAGAATGTAAGAGGGATGGAGCAAAGACAAATGGAGTGTAATGATTGCCACGGGCAAATCATTGGTATGGTGCACATGTCCGACACAATAATCATTCATGAAGTTTGAGTTCTCATGGTTTCTTGAACTTGAAGTATGATTTTCATTCTTGAATAAAAACATTTCGTGCTGTTAAATactataaaaaattattcattgtaTTGCTGTTGTTGTAATCATGACATAAGAATGATTTATTGCAAACTCATTCTATGGTCTCTTGGGTAGGGTTCAACTTAGGACAACACCACGTAATATCGTTTTCTTGATGTCATCAAACTCATCCCGATTGTCTAAAATCACAATTTGGTGTAGTGACGTTAGCATTGGAACAACACGAATATGGAACGAGATATTGGAATACTCGGAGAATCCCTATTTAGAGTAAAATGGTTGAtcaagtttttttctttttataaaattataattgattacTGGTCAagtctttttctttttataaatttaaatatttgttgagttttgagAAGTTAAAGAGTTAGTTTTTAACCAACTTGATGAAGTAATGTATGGAAATTCAAcagttttttaatattttatagtgTTTGGTGAAACTAAATGGTTTATtctcaaatatttatattgtttataaaattttgttaaccTTAGCATAAACAGTTgcatcaacaacaaaaaaaagctattcaaaattaaaattaataaagattTATTTTCGATTAATAATATCACAAAATAGACTAAATTAGCAAATTATGTTGTCGCCTGACAAAAAAATGATCTGACAACTAGATTACACATagttcataaatatttttacatctAGTTGGAATAGTGTTTATGTAGTTATTTCAAATACAATAATTGATTATATTTGTTAAATAAACTTTACCGTTATTTatcacaacaaaaaaaaatatatttttaaatttttaatttaacccTGGTCGagacatatatgtaaatatagAATACAACTGTATGattataaaaagaaataaaattaagatAATTTATCAGGTGGTGTTGGGTACAGCT
The DNA window shown above is from Primulina huaijiensis isolate GDHJ02 chromosome 12, ASM1229523v2, whole genome shotgun sequence and carries:
- the LOC140990693 gene encoding protein MIZU-KUSSEI 1-like, whose amino-acid sequence is MRTIMTRNPHDSFSFSRRYFHWKKKGVEDERDEDMVEILNLNSSSKFEEKEKGKTEEINSQMRSLSLGSAKVPRKKLSVMAAFKLRSALALGKTQFTPGLGTKVVGTLFGHRRGHVHIAFQEDFKLNPAFLVELATPTSILVKEMASGLVRIALECEKKVRKKGFKLIEEPMWRTYCNGKKCGYAMKRECGPEEWKVLNAIGPISMGAGVLPGRGNGAESDGELMYMRAKFERVVGSKDSEAFYMMNPDGNGGPELSIYLLRV